Proteins encoded in a region of the Vitis riparia cultivar Riparia Gloire de Montpellier isolate 1030 chromosome 7, EGFV_Vit.rip_1.0, whole genome shotgun sequence genome:
- the LOC117917803 gene encoding protein SRC2 homolog, with protein sequence MEELCRSFDITDLSAEDLQDVRLILKMKVYAIVSISGDPFIDPNRWYSTAVDYQGRTCPRWNNTFFHFTLHDPSLFSNRLRLMFRFYCERTFHHNRYIGGITVPVKCLFDLAGVLNSFYHVSFPVKLPSGGEKGFLKLSFRFGQSLPRLIRPAPPWPPQQLPRNNTFNHEEPPQLYSGYPSNDPCSYIHSRQQACNYDDQRNDLHTNQVQYASYNFRSSSLPSAPSYDQINSSGSFPSSFEHYPDSDKDDAYYSSGSYDDEADR encoded by the coding sequence ATGGAAGAACTCTGCAGATCTTTTGATATCACAGACCTTTCTGCAGAAGACCTACAAGATGTCAGGCTCATCTTGAAGATGAAGGTCTACGCCATCGTCTCCATCTCCGGCGACCCCTTCATCGACCCCAACAGATGGTACTCCACCGCCGTCGACTACCAAGGTAGGACATGCCCCAGATGGAACAACACCTTCTTCCACTTCACTCTCCATGATCCCTCCCTCTTCTCCAACCGCCTCCGCCTCATGTTTAGATTCTACTGCGAACGGACCTTCCACCACAACCGTTACATAGGAGGAATCACCGTTCCAGTCAAGTGCCTGTTCGACCTTGCCGGAGTGCTCAACTCCTTCTACCACGTCAGTTTTCCTGTGAAGCTCCCCTCAGGCGGTGAAAAGGGTTTTCTCAAGCTCTCCTTCCGGTTCGGGCAGTCCCTCCCTCGCCTCATACGGCCGGCACCGCCATGGCCGCCGCAGCAGCTGCCGAGAAACAACACCTTCAACCATGAAGAGCCACCTCAACTTTACAGTGGGTACCCTTCAAACGACCCCTGCAGTTACATCCATAGCCGTCAACAAGCCTGCAATTATGATGATCAACGAAATGATCTTCACACAAATCAGGTCCAGTACGCTTCATATAATTTCCGGTCATCCAGTCTTCCAAGCGCACCGAGCTACGACCAAATTAATTCTAGCGGGTCTTTCCCGAGTTCCTTTGAACATTATCCAGATAGCGATAAAGATGACGCATATTACTCTTCTGGTTCATACGATGATGAAGCCGACCGGTGA